TTAGCGGATAGCGTAGAGCGGATAGGAAGGTCAAAACGAATCATGTTTTAGATTTTCTATACGCTAAACGCTCCACGCTCTACGCTAAAGAGAGGTTATAATATGCCATTTTATTCAGAAAAAGTAATGGACCATTTTCAGAATCCGAGAAATGTCGGAGAGATAAAAGATGCTGACGGAGTAGGGGAGGTAGGGAACCCTGTTTGCGGAGATATGATGACATTTTACATAAAGGTAAAGGATAACAGGATAGAAGACGTAAAATATAAAACATTCGGGTGCGGGGCAGCCATAGCTGTTTCATCCATGGTCAGCGAGATGGCTAAAGGGAAGACGATAGATGAGGTAAAAGCGATAACCAATGACCTGGTAGCAAAAGAGCTTGGGGGGCTTCCGTCCCACAAGATGCATTGCTCAAATCTCGGTGCTGATGCTCTTCATAAAGCTATAGAAAACTATCTTTCTAAAAAAGGAAAATAAAATGAATAAAAATAATAAGAAAGACAGCTGTGAATGCCCGTACTGCGAAAATGAGCTTGAGATGAAATGTTTTGAGCCTGTATTCTGTGTGCCCTGCGGCAAGAAATTCTTAAAATGCCCTAAATGCGGCAAATTGTTCAATGAAAAAGAAAAAACCTGCCCGCACTGCAGTTAAGGTTGTTTAGGAGGGGAAAGATGAAGGAAAAGATGACTATTATTTTATTTTCCGGGGAGCTTGATAAAGCCATAGCGGCTTTTACGCTTGCGACGACCGCTGCAGCCAGCAATATGGACGTTTCGATATTCTTCACTTTCTGGGGCTTAAACGTATTAAAGAGGTCGAAGTTTTCAATATCGAAATCCCAGAATATGATGCAGAAGATGTTCAATGTTTTCAGCACGTCAAGCCTTCCTACAAGCCAGCTCAATATGTTCGGGCTCGGGCCCTGGATGATGAATAAGCTCATGAAAACAACAAAAATGGCTACGCTGGATGACCTGATGAAACTGGCAAAACAGCTGAACGTTAAATATATAGCATGTACGACGAGCTGCGGTGTTTTAGGTTTAAACAAAGAGAGTTTAAGTCCCGAAGTTAACGAATTTGCAGGCGCTTCAACGTACCTTGCTGAAGCAAGAGAATCTAAAGTAAATTTATTTATTTAGACGAAAGGAATCGCTATGAAAGCAAGCAAAACATTGGATTGTACCGGCTTATTTTGCCCCATGCCTATAGTAAAAACGAAAATGGAGCTTGAGACCATGGCCCCGGGCGAGGTCCTTGAAATACTCGCTGATGACCCCGGGTTTGAAAAGGACCTGCCTTCCTGGTGCAAGGTTACGGGCGAAAAATTTATAGAAATGAAGAAAGAAGGTGATATCCTTAAAGGGTACGTGCAAAAAAAATAGACTACAGACTACCGACTGCAGACTACAGAATGAAACTTTTTTCTTTCTTATTAGTCTATGGTCGGTAGTCTGAAGTCTGTAGTCTGAAATTTAATTTCCGGAGGATTTTATGTCTGTCATTAAAATTGCAGAAAATATTTACTGGGTTGGCGTAGTAGACTGGACTGTAAGGAATTTTCACGGCCATACGTACAACACCAACAGAGGCACAACGTATAACGCATACTTGATCATGGATGAAAAGGTAACGCTCGTAGATACTGTTTACGGGCCGTTTGCCAAAGAACTTATAGAAAATGTAAGGCAAGTAACAGACCCGTCTAAAATAGATTACATAGTTGTTAACCACGTAGAAACCGACCATTCCGGCGCATTACCTGAAGTATGGAAACTTTGCCAGAAAGCAAAACTGTTCGGAACACAGAAATGCAAAGAGGGCCTGTACAAAAATTATTATGTGGACTGGGATTTCAACGTTGTTAAAAGCGGAGAAACATTGAACCTGGGCAAACGCACGCTTACTTTCCTTGAAGCTCCCATGTTACACTGGCCGGACAGTATGTTCACTTATATTAAAGAAGATGCTCTTCTTATGCCTAATGACGCATTCGGCCAGCATTACGCCACGTCGGCAAGGTTTGATGATGAAGTCGACCAGGCTGTCCTTATGGAAGAGGCAATAAAATACTACGCAAATATCCTTTGGCCTTTAAGTTCTCTTGTGCTTAAAAAGATCGAAGAAGTGGTAAAAATGAATATCCCGATAAAAACTATAGCGCCGAGCCACGGGATAATCTGGAGAAAGGACCCGGGAAAAATAATCAATGCCTATGTAAAATGGGCAAAAAATGAAACCGAGAAAAAAGTAGTAGTGGTCTATGAGACGATGTGGAATTCCACGGAAAAAATGGCAAGAAAGATAGTTGAGGGGCTATCTGATTCAGGCTGCGATGTGCGCCTTTATGACATAAATAAAG
This Candidatus Liberimonas magnetica DNA region includes the following protein-coding sequences:
- a CDS encoding DsrE/DsrF/DrsH-like family protein; the protein is MKEKMTIILFSGELDKAIAAFTLATTAAASNMDVSIFFTFWGLNVLKRSKFSISKSQNMMQKMFNVFSTSSLPTSQLNMFGLGPWMMNKLMKTTKMATLDDLMKLAKQLNVKYIACTTSCGVLGLNKESLSPEVNEFAGASTYLAEARESKVNLFI
- a CDS encoding flavodoxin domain-containing protein, producing the protein MSVIKIAENIYWVGVVDWTVRNFHGHTYNTNRGTTYNAYLIMDEKVTLVDTVYGPFAKELIENVRQVTDPSKIDYIVVNHVETDHSGALPEVWKLCQKAKLFGTQKCKEGLYKNYYVDWDFNVVKSGETLNLGKRTLTFLEAPMLHWPDSMFTYIKEDALLMPNDAFGQHYATSARFDDEVDQAVLMEEAIKYYANILWPLSSLVLKKIEEVVKMNIPIKTIAPSHGIIWRKDPGKIINAYVKWAKNETEKKVVVVYETMWNSTEKMARKIVEGLSDSGCDVRLYDINKADITAIIGEMLNAKGVLIGSSTHDNDTLTNIAGFLEFFKGLKPKNRIGASFGSYGWAGGAAKNIEGRLKEAGLEIAMPFLQFKFVPDIGEFKQCYEFGKAFAEKINNSDKV
- a CDS encoding sulfurtransferase TusA family protein, producing the protein MKASKTLDCTGLFCPMPIVKTKMELETMAPGEVLEILADDPGFEKDLPSWCKVTGEKFIEMKKEGDILKGYVQKK
- the nifU gene encoding Fe-S cluster assembly scaffold protein NifU; protein product: MPFYSEKVMDHFQNPRNVGEIKDADGVGEVGNPVCGDMMTFYIKVKDNRIEDVKYKTFGCGAAIAVSSMVSEMAKGKTIDEVKAITNDLVAKELGGLPSHKMHCSNLGADALHKAIENYLSKKGK